From the Clostridium sp. Marseille-P299 genome, the window ATCATAAAATCCGCTATATGAAGTATAAAAACCATTTGCAGCTGTATATCCTTTGTCACTCTTAGTTGTTTCTGCAAATGCATATAATTCTTTTGCATGCTTTATGCAAGTTGCTGCATACGCAGGGTCCCTATCTTTAAATATCAAACCAGTAACTGCAAGCGCTGCTGCTGCCTCGCCAACAACAGAAGAGCCTGGATTTGCTAAGTCTACTTTATAAGAAGGTCTCTTCATTTGCATAACTTCTGCTGGTCCCCACCAAGAATGATCTAAGTTTCCATCACCAACTTGGTAATAGAATACATTTGGTTCTGGATGGCATTTAATCAGATAATCACTTACCCATTTGATAGCATCTAAAATATAATCAATCTGATCACTCTCTTCAAAAACAGCCTCTTCTTCATAGACTGCCCAAGCAAGCATTGCGGATGAATAAGCCATAGGAAGATTAAATTTTACATGATCTCCCGCATCATACCAACCACCCGTTAAATCAAGACCAACATCAGACCCATCTGTTATTCCTGAATCACCTCGCCAATTGTCTCTTTGATCCTCTGGTAATACTCCAGAACGTTGAAATTCATAAAACATAATTGCTTTTTGTAAAGCTTCTCCATAATTATAATTTGTCTCAGCCTTTGCTATCTTTCCAGGAAATAATGAAACTATAACGCTAAGTACTAACAATAAACTTAAAATCTTTTTCATAAATTTTCCTTTCTGGCATCCAATAATGCCAATATAAAACACAAGACTCAATTATCTTTTTATATGGCTGTCTCAAATTAGTTCCACTTAATTTTTTACATCTATTTTGTTGTAACTAAAATGTTACTCAAAAGCTCATTATCCAACGAAATAGCAGGAAATTATTAAAAGCTACTTTGAGACAGACCATACGATATTAAGCAAATAACCCCATAGTAACTATCACTTCTTTTCAGTGACTGTTTACTTTAATAATTTATTGAGGTTCCATACCCCATTCAAGTTTATCACCTAAATATCCTGTGATTTTCGCCCAATCGACATAGTTGTTATTCGTTGAGTTAAACGAATAATCTCCTGTTTGTGTGTAATTTGTCCAGTTGCTCTTTGAGAAACGTACTTGAACTTCTATGGATTGTCCTACTTCTAGATTTCCTGCACCATTGGCAAATCCAACTTCCAGATAATAATCCGCACCCGTTTTAGCGTTATCCATCTTCACGAATTTCCCAGTAACGTTGCTACTTCCAATTGTCGACCAATCACACCAGAAATTTTGTTCTATTTCTCCATCTATTGTATAATAATACCTTAATTTAACATCTGAAAGCTTTACAATGGTATCACCATTATTGTATAATTTGATTCGTGGTGCTATGCCATTTGTAGAAGAAGCGGTGTTTCCATTAAACATTTGCACTTTAATATCACCTAATTCAACTACAGAAGTATCCACTACAGTAACGGTAAGTACTTTGTCTATTCCACCACTAAAATCAAAAGTAAGTTGCACCTTACCTATTGGTTGTAATGCAAAATAGTCTTTGGATATGACAACGGTACTTCCAGTTACTGTATAATCCGCTCCATCTACAAGAGCAGTATTTCCATTTAGAATTCCATTTAATGAATATCCATTCAAAGTCATCTCTACAGAAATATCTTCTTGCTTGTCCGTTGCTTTATCAAAATCAGCTTTTGAAGGATTTATTGCTGCGTTTTCTACTGGTTGTGAAGGTTCTTCAAACAAAATTGAATAAAGTCCGTTTGCGATAGCGATATCACATTGAGCCCAGAATCTATGATAATTAAATTCAGGAGCAGTACCAGCATTGTATGCGTCAAGTACTTTTTGATAATCTGGATCATCAAGATATTTTGAACGAATATCTAAGAAGTTAACGCCAGCTACTAAAGCATCACCGTTTGGCATCGTACCATTAAATGTACTTGGTACATAAACTTCTTGTTCAAAAAATCTCTTATAGTCAGCTCTTGCTTCAGGAGCAGATAAGCCTTTATCATCTCTATAAAGATTCCACATACGATCAAGTAATTCTTTTGCAAGAACTCTAGCAGAATCATCACCAGATGCCTTACTATAATATAATAATGTATTAGCTAGAGAAGCTGTAATACCAAGATCGGTACCTTTACTTGTTACGGTTACATGTAAATTTGGATTACCTGTGTAAGTGCCTGTCCAAGTATCTGGTTGACCACTCCAATCGATATTGCTAGGTATCGCAAAAGTACCATCTGCATTAAGGTCTACAACTGTTTTAATCCATCCAACCCATTTATCCATTATATTCTTTGCTCTTACATCACCTGTTTGATAATAAAGTTCCGCAACACGTTGCATCGACCATGCTTGGAAACCAAACCATGTATTACTTCCTGGATCTGCATAAACAGGATTTTCTACATAACCCATTCCATAAAATGTTGACGTACCTGCTGGCCAAGCCTCATAACGGCCGTTGTTAGAGTTACTTGCTCCACCGGCAATCGCACCTTCTGAGGATTGAAGCCATTGATAAAATTCTAACTGTCTATCTAGACTCTTCGCCCAATCGGCTTGTCCATTTTGAGATGCCGGTTTAAATTCTTCCTCTTTTGCTAAAATCCAAGCTGCCATAGGATTTTGGTAACCAAAGTGATTATGACTACTTCCGATTTTCCATGCCCAAGCAGATTCAATTCCGCCACCCCAAGCATAATACCAAGACAATAAGTAGTGAGCTGAATCATAACCAGTGCCAGCAGCTGTGGAATTTCCTATTTTCCTAAAATATTTATCAAACATAGAATATCTTAGATAGTCACCCATTTTAGTTGCCTTATCAACATATGTATCAATGTTCACTCCATATTCAGCTGCCCATAGATTGGCCCAATAAGTAGCTTGAACTGCTCTAGCATCTGCATCTGGCGCATTTGTATACTTAAATTGTTGCGCATATGTTTTATCCCCTGTAAAAATATCAAGGAATCCGTTTACACCACCAAAATTCATTGCATCCCAGCTAGGTTGTGGTATTGTTTCCCAGGTAGACTCTTGTTCCCCACGTTGGAACGTATTGATATAAGATGGCTTAGAAGTTCCGTCTCCCCTAGAACCAAAACCATACCAATTGTCTACATCTAAAAGCCAATGCATTCCATAAATTGTACTTGTTCCATACGTAGAGACTAAATCATTACTAATTGGATCAACCCCTACTGCTGCAGTAAAATCAAGTACTGCTGGATATTGACTTGGATCTTGCCACTCAGGAGCATAGGTAGCTGGCTTACTGGCAGTATACTTACTCATACTTGTATTTGGCTGATCCTCTTCCGTTGGTATCATATATGTTTCCGTAACATCCCATGCTTTTTCAAATCCGGAGAAGTCACCTGTAAACTTACCATACATAGCTTCAAGCCACATATAATAACTTAGGGCTTCACTCGTTGTAACATGTCCATAATCTGGTGCCTCTACAATCAAAGTTTCAATGGAATGATAAGGGATTCCTTGATCGCTAAAATATCCGTTATTAGGATCATGTAAATCTCCCCACAAATCTAGAAACCTTTGCTGATAAGCATCTTCAGATGCAGCTAAAACCGCTAACTGCGGAGTTTTAGGTAGTAAACTAAATAAAATAGCAACTACTGCTACCGCTGCAGTAACTTTCTTACGAATGTGTTTTCGCATATGCTAACCTCCTTAAATGTTATGTGAGATACTATTATCCACACATCTCCCCTCAATATTTACACACGTTCAGATAGCCCGCATATTCCCAATGCAGATTCCTCCCTACCTATGCATGTATTGCTAAATCTGATATATATAAATTTAATTGAAGGTATAGGTTATATATTTGATAACACTTCTTCGCGTTGTTCTTTTATATTTCCTTAGTTTAAATTCCTTTATATTTATTTATTTTTAGTTGTATTTTTATACCAGATATTTATATTCAATATTCATAATTCCTTTCATTCTTTATTGCTTGAATTCTTTTTATCTTTAATCCTTATACCCTTTATTCCTTTAATTTTTCATTATACTTATTTCCTTCGGTCTATTTTTCTTTATTTCTTGTACTTGCTCTTTATCCACATTGCTTGTGCTTGCTGTTATTGCTTGTATAACTTGCCGAATAGCATCTATTGTTAAAATTTCATCTATTTTTATTCATATTGACTAAATTCTTAAGGTTTAATCTTGTATTTTCAATATATTCACATATTATCATTTTTGGTTTTTATTGTCAATTGTGTAAACTACATCATATTATTGGATATTATTGTTGAATTTATCAGAACGAAGTTATTGATGTTAAAAGAAAAAAATTGAAAGAATAAATATTAAGAAAAGCAAATTTATATATTCACCTAAAAAACCCCCATATACGCTGGTTTAAATCAAATTTTTATTACAAATCATTAAAACCAACACATATGAGGGTGTTAGAAAATTTGAGTTATTTTACAGCATTTTTAACAAAAAATAAGCTTTAAAATATTTTAATAATCTTCCCAAATTTCTTCTCCAAAGGTATTAATATACCTAACTAATTCATCCGACATCTCATCCGCTTCTGAAATGCGGATATGACCTGGGGTTCCACTACCATTTCTCGTATACATAAAATGTACAATTTTTTCATCATTGATATCTTTGCAAACACTAGCAATTGATTTATCCCAATCGGAATCGTGGTATAAAATCGTCGTTGCTAATATAATAAGTGCCTGCTCATACTGCTTTCTGATTTCAAGTACAAATTGTTTATAATGTTCTCTCCACTCTTTTGATAACGTCGAATCATAATCTTCTTTCATGTAATCCATTGGATGACTGTCATTTTGACCGATTGCAATGATTACTACATGAGGCCTATAATTTGAAAAATCGCATTTCTTTATCTTACCTAAATCCGGATGGTATTCAATTTTATCAAAGGTTTGCTCCATGCCAATATAATTCGGTGCTCCAAACCAACCCGTTTTCTCCCGAAGTGCAATGCCTCCTTGGGCTATATTATGTATTCTAGCATTTAACTTTCTTGCAGCCATCCAGGCATAGGAATACCAGCTATTTGAGTATTCACCATTATGCACTGGATCCACGCATCCAGTATATGAAACAGCCTCAGAAACCTCACCCGCAGAAACAGAGTCCCCATATACTTCAATTTTTCTTTCTGGCAATTTTGGTAATTTTAGTACTCTGGCATCATCATTTAAAATAAAGCCATGAAATGTTATCATATGACAAGAATCCATTCTTTTAAATAACAATAAGTTATGTTCCTTATCTTGTAAGCCTTTTGCTAATGTTAGACATTCAATTCCGTCATTTTTTAATAAAATTTTTTCTTGTTTACCATCCAAGATAAATCCAAGGTAATTATCCCAACAGCTATGATGATTTTGAACAATAAGCTTTAAAGTAGTCCCTTTAAATTTGAGACCAATGCTACTGCAAGGATAGACTAAGATAGGTGCTAACTTGTTATCAAAATCAATTCTACCGGTATACTGTAAAGAATTATGATCAGGAGATATAAATCTTTCCTCATTCCCAATAAACTGGCTAACTAAATTCATAAAATAGTCCTCCATGAATACGAATAGTTTTACTGCTGATTTTTATGTTTCTTCGATAAAATGCAATAGCTTTCCTTTAAAATCCCCCCACATATTCTGAACTAGTATTCCAGCATGCATTAGGGTGGAGCCGTAATACCTCTCATTTGTTTCTTCTAAGTAATACCATTTTGTTTCATTAAGCCCTTTTAATTTAATTTTACGACTATGGTAATTTGGCTTACGAAGTACTTGTATATATGTAACCAAAGTTTCTTTTTTATTTTTTGAAACCACTTGCCAACAATCAAATTCGTGATTCTCTTGATAAGAAGCGATGCGATA encodes:
- a CDS encoding GDSL-type esterase/lipase family protein; the protein is MNLVSQFIGNEERFISPDHNSLQYTGRIDFDNKLAPILVYPCSSIGLKFKGTTLKLIVQNHHSCWDNYLGFILDGKQEKILLKNDGIECLTLAKGLQDKEHNLLLFKRMDSCHMITFHGFILNDDARVLKLPKLPERKIEVYGDSVSAGEVSEAVSYTGCVDPVHNGEYSNSWYSYAWMAARKLNARIHNIAQGGIALREKTGWFGAPNYIGMEQTFDKIEYHPDLGKIKKCDFSNYRPHVVIIAIGQNDSHPMDYMKEDYDSTLSKEWREHYKQFVLEIRKQYEQALIILATTILYHDSDWDKSIASVCKDINDEKIVHFMYTRNGSGTPGHIRISEADEMSDELVRYINTFGEEIWEDY
- a CDS encoding cellulose binding domain-containing protein, giving the protein MFNGNTASSTNGIAPRIKLYNNGDTIVKLSDVKLRYYYTIDGEIEQNFWCDWSTIGSSNVTGKFVKMDNAKTGADYYLEVGFANGAGNLEVGQSIEVQVRFSKSNWTNYTQTGDYSFNSTNNNYVDWAKITGYLGDKLEWGMEPQ